A segment of the Panicum hallii strain FIL2 chromosome 1, PHallii_v3.1, whole genome shotgun sequence genome:
AGGGGGCGGAATACGCGCGCAGGCAGCGCAGTTGAGAGATAGAGACCTCGAGGTTGAAGGAGACGAAGGCGAGGTTCCGACCgaagcggcgcggcggcggcgcccccggTCGGCGGGCGACGGTTGCCTCCTGACCCAGGTGGGTGTGGGTGTGGGTGTGGGTGTGGGTGTGGGTGTGGGCATCCTTGCGGCGCcaagcggaggcggcggcgcggaggcgggaGTAGAGGGCGGAGAGGAAGCTGAGGGAGCGATCGGGGGTGGCGGCCATGCGCGCGCTCTcctccggcggcggggcggcggccgtccCGTTTatcaaaataaaaagaaaagaatCTAAGCATCCCCCTGTCTCTCTTTTcaatttttttccctttttcgtTGCTGTTCTATTGTACTGCATGTCGGTAGTAGTAAGTATTTTGGAAGAAAATAAAGTCGATGGTATTATATAGATTCGGATAAAGAGATCTGTGTGCAGATCTGACCACGTGAAATATTAATTATCTACATTCCGATTAATTGGTCCGGATTCTAATTAGAATTTTGATTGACGGACCACGTGAAATATTAATTTAGAAATAAATATATTAAGAAATTATTACTTGCTTAGAAATAGTAAAGATAGAGGCAGAGACAGGAGGGGGGCAAATTAAAATTTGAACGCAGGGATTAGTATCTCTTTGGTTTTGCTTTCACTCACTCGTTCGTTAGTGATTAGCATGTTTTCCGAATCCAAGCTAGAGAACGCATGAAAGAAAAGTGTTTTATTTCTTTTTGATTGACGAAATGAAAGAAGAGAATGCTAGCTAGAAAGGAGTGGAGAGGACATCATGTCATGTGAGGATCCGACCGCAGCGGACAGACAGCCATATATATACTGTatgtacaagattaattattatATAAGCAGCCAACTAGTAATTCGGTGCTTAGTGGTAGTGGCAATCCACTGCATGCAATATATTATACTCTCTCTTCTCGTTTTTCTTTTTTGGATATATAGATCTCGTTCTTGTCTtttttttctagatacatagatcTTGTTATGCACCTaaatataatatatatctaGGTAGAtcttgctatgcacctagatataggTAGATTTTGCTATGTACCTAAATATAATATATATCCAGATACATAGTAAAATAGAAAAGTTAAATTTAGAATGGAGGGAGCATGTACGAGgacaatttttttattttattttatcatCCATTAGCATGCATGTGTTCATTGGGTTGCTTGAACTTGAACTGATGCTAGCTTGCGGCAACATTCATTCTCTATATGTAGCCGGCTAATAATATATATCCTGTCTGTCGGAgaaattctccagccgggtgacAGAGTGCACCCATCTAATCCTAGTTTAGTATGAGTTTAGAGGAACCCAAGGGACGCTAGATCAAGAGGTGTACGAACACGGAAAACACACAAAGGATTTAGAATGTTTcagccgccggagcgtaaaaccctacgtccaccgTGTGCTGTATTGCCTGGGCTTGAGAGAGCCTTTCGAAGCTCGTGTGTTCGTGGAACTTAAGTGAACCTTAGAGCCTCCGGATcttgtgttctaacgtgcgtgttctcccttttataggcttaaggggagcgcgtacactgagcggggtcccgacaggtggacccggcaaCATACGTACAGCCTTTACTGCCTCAGATCCGGAGATCTTCCTCATCAGCCTCCGTGTGTCTCCTCCGACTGGATTTGGTCTTGTGCCGTCTCGCCTGCACAGGGTCTGCTGCcagtgacatgcacagtggGAGACGTGCTGACACTGTTGGATCACAGttcccgctgacaggcgaaggggctatgttgacctgccgtgttgtagcctccgcgcgcactgtagcagcgcacgccgcggccctcctgCAACAGATCATGATTACTCTTTGCTCATGCGCGCGgggctgtgatgtgactacacgccgcccgcgcgcgcaacGCGGTGAtgtgacgcgccgcctcggtaatAGGCGGTTTTACCATGGTGTCAGCGTACCTGCCTAACATGTCAATGGGCAGCCCATGCTCTGTCTTGGACACACGcaccccacctacccgcatttaatgcggtagttgggctggcgttCCGCCGAAGGCTGGCTGCCATCGGACACGTGGCAGAGCTGGCTTAGTAGtcgcttcctcaggggcacgtggcggcactggACGTCCTCCCCGGAGGGAAGGGAGGCCCGGGCCCCCGAGTCCAGGTGCACAGGCCCCCTGGGGTTCCGGCTTCCAcatgtggcggcaccggaccaccCCGTGGTGGTTCGGGCCCGCAGTAGCCGTTCCTAAGCACCTTGTCCTTATGGGCACATGGAGACGCCGGACCTACGAGAGCTCGGGgtaaggtccggagaccgtgaccccagctgtcaggcccgggccgtacgcctcGTCATCCAAAGGCTTAGCACGAGATTACGCATAACCTCACGCTCCTCGGGTTAGACACACTAACAGAAGGTACATCTGTCCGTATGTACTGATACTATAAATAAAAATAAGTACTTATCTCAAGCCTTTATGGTATTGTGCCGAACATCTGCCTTCATTCATTAACCCAAATGGCGAATGGTAACAATAAGAATCATGTTTACAAGCGTTATCTATCCATCATAGTACGATCCTGTTGACTGAGGGATGCATGCATGGATGGGCAGGTTCCATCCGTATAGTAGTAGTATATGCATGGTACAAGAGATGAAATTAGACCACTGATGGATGGATGGAGTTGCTTGGTTGTTGGACTCTCCTCATTCATTCGTCTCCGGCCTCTCCCACATCCACATGGAAGCTCAACCGCGAGTGCGTCCTCttcagctgctgctgcttctttcTGGTAGCCGCAtcattgctgctgctgccgtcGCCGCCACCATCCGGATCATACTTCTGCGTGCGTACGTGCACCACGAGAGCATATATTTTCATCTGAATCAATCAAGCAATGCAAGCAAGCAAAAACTGTCTGTACAGTACCTCGATGAGCTTTTGCAAGTTGTGGTGGCTTCCCCTGAAGCCTCCAATCTTTGCGTTGCGCTCGGTTCGGAGGCGATCCAGATGCTGCTGGTCCCGCGCATCCACTGCAGCAATTCACAACGTAGGCTACTTGAGAATGCATGCGAACAAACTGTGAAGAATCGAATGAGCGAGCGAGCAGCTTATTAATCAATTAGTTACAGCTTCTCCGGAATCGGGCCAAGGCTGCCAGCACCAGGGTGGCCAGCGCGGGTATGGCGACTGCAGGCAGCAGCAGCTTGATCAGCTTcagcttgctgctgctgaagccccgccttgtggccttccaCAGGCCGTGCACCAAGGCTACCACCTCGAGGCTCATGGAGGTGACGGCGATCCTGCGGCGGACGGCGTGGCGCCTCTCCATGCGGGCCCTGacggcggcctcctcctcggcGATGCCGCGcagccgccgctccacctccgaCGCATCGCCATCGACCAGCTTCCACCAGACGCCCGACGAGGACCGCGCCAGGCCCAAGCCCCCCCGAGGCGTCGGCGTCCCAACATCACCACCCATTGGAGTTGCTTGCCTGCCTGCCCTTGCTGTTCTTGACAAAATAGAAGAGCTAGCGAATAGGATGATGGTGCCCGGCCCTAGTAGCAGCTAGGACGACAGTTTCGCATCACCAAATTCAATTAATAATCTTCTTTCTCCAACAAAAAAAAACCAATCCAAATTCAATTAATAATCTTCTTTTTCCACTGAGTGGGCAGCACGTCGGTACTGGTTCCAACCAATTCAAACTGCCAGGCAATCAAATCACACACACCGTGAtgatccctccctccctcccaccatccatccatccatcccccAACAACAAGCAAGCATACAATGCAAGTAGTCACGAATTCAGATCTGTTTTCTCTCAACACCCGTTCAACAAGATACGGCTTACCTGGCAAAGGCTCACAAGCATATATCCTATCAAAATCAGGCATCTTACTCCAGCAAAACTTTAACGGCTTCATCAGACCCACCAATGATATTCATTCTACACAGGAGACGCTGCTGCAACCAGTCAAAACCATCATAATAAACCACACAAATTCAGATTCAGATACATTGAACACGAATCCAACATCAAATCCAATTGTCTCACAAAAACCTGATCGACACAAGTCTCGTATCCCAACCACAAATGCAGTAACAAGTTACATGAGCTGGAGCAAGCTAAAATATATACAGCTCATGCCATGACCAAAACGGAAACAAATCTCTGCTCTACTCCACTCCACTCCACTTAGAAAGCCCCTCGTCCAGTTTACAGCCACACCAAACGTTTCACCAATAGCAACATCCAGGAACTCAGCCAAACCCTGTGAAGGCATGGTGAGAAACCCAATAGAACTCTCTCCCAGTCGTCTGCTCAGATAAGATCAGCAACATTCATTGGCATCTCATCAATCTGTGTGCTGTAGTACTGCTCTATGTCTCTCAGTATACGGATGTCATCCTTGCGCACGAAATTGATCGCCACACCCTGAAACACCACACAAACAGCGCTTCTCGTCATTGCAAATCAGTGCACTAAAACTGAGTTGGCAATCAGACTTGTAGCCAACAGGATTGCAATTAGACGACTAACAGACTCCTGATATTAATAAATCTGAGTGACACATTTCACCTTCTCATAGCCAGCATGCACGGGCAGCTATGTATTCCGCTTTGTCATGTGCCTAACCCAACTAAAATGTGCATTTCGGATGAAAGAGAAAACACTCACAGATATGTGAATGATGTCTAGTGTGTCAATTTCCTCTACAGTCTAGAAGGGAAAAAATGCAATGTATTCTGCACAGATAAGCAAGACTCTAGGTTTTCTTTGCTGCCATATACTGAATGCCAAACATTTTATTTGTAATCACGCGTACACAACTGTTTACTTGTTGGTTTGGTTCTGTTAATCATAACAACATCAAATCTACCCACATAACAGAAAAAGCACCCTGGAAACCaaactctgccatgaagtcgtcCTATTGGTCTGGGAGGTGGTACTAGTACAGAATAAAAACGATGCCAAAATTGGTGGCAAATATTACCTTGCGCCCAAAACGACCAGAACGACCAATGCGATGGATGTAAAGCTCACGGTTATTTGGGAGATCATAATTTATGACAAGAGAAACCTGAAAATGGAAACAATTCGGTCTATTACCCCAAGCATTAATGCATAACTCGACCACTTATAGCAGCAGGATGCATTATATCAGGCAACACAACAACAGTATAAAACGAAATCTAAATAAAAAAATGCTCGCAAAACTTGCCTGCTGAACATCCAGTCCTCGAGCCCAAACATCCGTAGTGATTAGCACACGAGTTTCGCCAGACCTGAACTCAGTCATAATGGCATCCCTTTCCTGTTGGGGCATGTCGCCATGCATAGCTGATACCGTGAAGTTATTGGTCCGCATCCTTTCAGTAAGCCAATCCACCTGGACCAAAAGACAACTTCGCTTAATCCAAACCATCAATCATGGCAAGTGACCATAGCCTTTTTTCAAGCCCATCGCAAGTTACCTTTCTCTTAGTATTGCAGAAAATGACAGCTTGGGTGATGGTCAATGTATCATAAAGATCACACAAAGTATCAAACTTCCATTCCTCTTTCTCAACAGCAACAAAGAATTGTTTGATGCCCTAAAACATAACATAAAAATATGTTGTTGCCAAAAGGACACCAAATTGATAGAAGCGAAACTAGCATTGGTATTTACCTCCAGGGTCAACTCATCACGCTTCACAAGGATCCTAACTGGTTCAGTCATGAACTTGCTAGTCATCTCCAGGATCTCATGAGGAAGGGTGGCAGATATCAAAACCACCTAGTTAAAGGATATCAAATACACGACCACATCAGTTCAAGTAAAAGCCTATATTATTTCTTATCATCAAAAACAGGGTTGACAAAAAGGTACTCAATTTCTCATAGTTTGTTCATTCAGCAATGTGGCAAATGCTCAAGATGTCAAACAGGTAATAAAATAATAGGAACTGAGCAAATAATCAGTATATATTTGCACAGCTGGGGATGCACTAATCACGAAAACAGAGACAAGATAAGCTTCAGGCACAATGACTGGGGTTAATAGAAAGGAAATTTGAAACGTGTACACGACAAACCATGGTAAAATTATGGCAGATTGGACAATCATAAACCATGGATTTGATGACATATTTGCCAAGAGGACATAAGGTCTGAGAGTAACCTGAAGTTCTGGTGGGAGATATCTGTAGACATCATAAATCTGATCCTTGAAGCCTCTGCTCAACATCTCATCAGCTTCATCCTGCATGATGGATGGAATTAGCCTGGCATACCTTAAGGAGAGACATGGCAAGGTGGGAGGCAAGAAAATAAGAGAGTGAAGCAACCAGAACTAGAAGCTTGATGGCTCTTGTTCGCAGGGTCCTTCTCTTGATCATATCACAGACTCTACCTGGAGTTCCTGAGACAACATGCACTCCATGCTCCAGCCTCCTGATATCCTCGCCGATACTTTTTCCACCAATGCAAGCGTGCACTTGGATGTTGAGGTAGTCACCAATAGCCAGCATAACTCTCTCCGTCTGTGAAGCAAGCTCCCTAGTCGGTGAGAGGATCAAAGCCTGCACCCTGTGAAACAGGAAAACAAACTAGGGTTAAGCCATGTCCACTCTCGAACATACATCAACAGAATAATAGAGAATGAAAACAGGCAGTGCGATTACTCCTGAGCTGTTCCCAACGCATGACAAAGGGCTGACGATAAATAAAACAGACCAAATACGAAAACAAATCTGCGTAATCtcctttgttttttttcttgcaATTCGAAAACAAACCCTGACTACCAAACACATCCCGCGCTTGGTGAATGAAAACAGGCTGGCCGCCGCGTCCCCCTAGCCCGACAGATGAGtaagaaaggaaggaaggaaggaggttAATTAACTCGCGTACGGCGGTGTCTACGATCTGGCAGACGGTGAGGGAGATCATGGATGTCTTTCCCGTCCCGGACTGGGCCTGCGCGATGACGTCACGGCCGTTGATGATGGGGAGGACGGCGCGCTGCTGGATGGCGGAGGGCTTCTCGAAGCCGTAGCCGTAGATGCCGCGGAGGAGGTCGTCCTTGATTCCCATCTGGTCGAAGGTGCTGACGACCTCGACCCCCGGGGAGGTCTCGAAGGTGAGGTTGTCGTCGTCCATGttgcgggcggcgccggggccgcGGCGGGAGGTGGTCGGCGCCGCCATGGGTGGAAACCCTTGCTAGACTGGAGGAGGACTGGAGGAGGTTGGGGACGACGGGACGAGacggagagagaggggaggacgCGCGACTAGGCTTCTTTCTTTTTACGACCTCCTCCGCGGTTGGGTGGGCTTCAAGTTGTTATCGAAGAGTCCAGTCCAGGCCCAACGTTCCGGCTGAGCTGGGCTGGCCTGGTCTTGCTTACAAGGCTGAAAGTAAATGAAGCGGCA
Coding sequences within it:
- the LOC112884675 gene encoding uncharacterized protein At2g24330-like — translated: MGGDVGTPTPRGGLGLARSSSGVWWKLVDGDASEVERRLRGIAEEEAAVRARMERRHAVRRRIAVTSMSLEVVALVHGLWKATRRGFSSSKLKLIKLLLPAVAIPALATLVLAALARFRRSLDARDQQHLDRLRTERNAKIGGFRGSHHNLQKLIEKYDPDGGGDGSSSNDAATRKKQQQLKRTHSRLSFHVDVGEAGDE
- the LOC112884605 gene encoding eukaryotic initiation factor 4A-III homolog A: MAAPTTSRRGPGAARNMDDDNLTFETSPGVEVVSTFDQMGIKDDLLRGIYGYGFEKPSAIQQRAVLPIINGRDVIAQAQSGTGKTSMISLTVCQIVDTAVREVQALILSPTRELASQTERVMLAIGDYLNIQVHACIGGKSIGEDIRRLEHGVHVVSGTPGRVCDMIKRRTLRTRAIKLLVLDEADEMLSRGFKDQIYDVYRYLPPELQVVLISATLPHEILEMTSKFMTEPVRILVKRDELTLEGIKQFFVAVEKEEWKFDTLCDLYDTLTITQAVIFCNTKRKVDWLTERMRTNNFTVSAMHGDMPQQERDAIMTEFRSGETRVLITTDVWARGLDVQQVSLVINYDLPNNRELYIHRIGRSGRFGRKGVAINFVRKDDIRILRDIEQYYSTQIDEMPMNVADLI